A segment of the Necator americanus strain Aroian chromosome IV, whole genome shotgun sequence genome:
ttatatcactATATTCTTTTATAATTATACATTACATTCCAAGAAAAGTTTGTATATCCATGATGTTCTCTCCATCCTCTCCGGCTGAACTGAGACGAATTCTCAGGCGTTCGCTCGTGCTGCTTTGCTCCTCACAAAAAAGTTGTTTAGCTCAAGTTTTCCCGTTTCATTAAGAGAATAGAAGAACTCCAGGTGCCCACCTGGTGTTCTCGATTTTCCATGTGTTCCAGAATTTCTCAAAGCTTTCTTTCATTATTGTGGTCATCCTATCCTTTGGATCACTTCACACGTCTTTGCCTTTGATCGGTTGATTACAGTACAACGTATTATCGGGTGCAATTTTACGTGAACGCAAGGTACGTAGTTGCGTACATTCAGGACCTTTCATGcgagaaaaaagatagaaatttgccaagaaaataaggaaaatggGCTAGTTCGAATAGACTGTATCTGGGGACATTACGATCCGCCAGTGGTTGTGCCTGGGTAGTCAAAAACAAGGCTTTTGTTCCACGTTCcacgaaaattaaaaaaatacaggatCATTAGtgtgctatttatttattgggcAACAGTTAAGGAGAGTTCGACTTTTTCTTTAACATATTTCACCCTTTCAACGACTAGGTTGTTGGGAAATTAAAATAGGATTTTAGCATTCATCTTCAAAACACAAGGACACGCCCggggtcgcttttggtccgcgaatATCCTTTTATTCGCCAGGACGCGCTTCGTAACCTCGGAATTAACTGCCCGTGTACCTTCCTGTGAGAGAGATCCGTGAGATCACTCAAGTAATCTCTATCTTATATCTCTATTCATCTCTATCTATCTTCAAAGCGggatatttcaatttaaagttaatttttattaattaaaaaataagcatTAAAATCTACACATTTGTGCGAAAAAAGGTCTCGTCTTTACTAATAGCATAAATTCATAAACACCTAAAATCGGCTTTTCGAGTATAAACGAACGGTAAAGACTGTTCTGCATAGTTCTTGCTCTGTAAAgctaaaaagaaggaaaagtgaCCCCGAAACGAAATCAtactagaaaaacaaaaataaaaatatgggaagaaaaagtgaaagaaaaaaaagaacagaaagaagaaaacgaaagaaggaAGTCTGAATTATGTAGAACATATTAATCGgatctttttcattcttcttcttccttcgaatttcagaaaaaaaactaggtgccgatttttttcgtaaatgttctgactcagattagtgtgttttctttttttttttttttgtgcatcaTTGttgtatgtaaataaataaataaaagagttCGTTATCGCTCGAAAATCACGATTTTCTCACGACTCTGATCTTTTCTCACtttgaaaatatagaaataaatgtaGGAAATAGTCGTTCACCCCATTCTCGCCATCCTCGACCACCACCACACGTTTATCGGATCGATTTGATTATGAGCGTGGACTCGTCGTATTCGCGTATGCCACCACTGTACAAATGCAGTTTTTTGCTGAATGCACCATATGTTTAGACGATGTTTTTCCTGGTCATCGTCTTTCTTCTGGGAATCGTTAGCTATCTATACTATTTGTATATACGAAGACAACAGGTGggtctcattcttttttttcttattttttccatttctacaAATTCTATTTggcttttttgttatttattttttttagcttgttGTTTTTCCCTATATTTTGATTGATAGGAGCGCTTGATTCTTGCAGCACTCATAAAATCCTCAGCAAACAATGTACATATGTTCGTGTATCGTTCTGGGAAACATCAGTTTCCGCTATATTGATCGGATTGCATTGATTGATCATCGCTGTCGTTTTGAGTGAATCCATTTTGTTAGTGATTCGATGTTTATAGAGGGGACCATTGTCAATTATTTCTGCAAGAATTTTTACAGTATGTAGTAGAATCTCattagttttttaaaaatttcaaaattttgatagaaaaattagaaagttaTTGTTGTTTGGGAAGtgtcatttatttgttattatcgcaacaaaaaaagtgtcaCAAAGATCAAGGTAACCAATAATCCAGAGGATTCTTAATCCAAAGGATCCAGAGAACCAATAATCCAGAGAATTACTTCCTATTTTTCATCAGTGATAAGATAAAATCTATGGATTTTTAGAATAGTACAAAAAGTTcgacttcaaaaattttgttttgcataCATTACATATAATAGAGCAGAAGAAACTCGACATGCAGTGTTTACTAAATCTGGACTCCATATTAGTGGAAAATGAgatctattttttcaaaagtttctgGAACTCAGACGACAAAACTAAACCATTAATCCTATTATATTGTTCGGAAAGTTATTACTAATTttccaacaacaaaaaatgttataaaaatgaaactacAGTACTCCAAAGGATGTATTCCATTTTTGATCAGTGCCTCTTCGTAATTATTCAGGCGAAAGAGTCGGCTCACTGATCGATGACAGATCGACTAGCCAGACCTCGAAAAAAATCGACCATCAATTTCATACttgattcatttatttttaccgattgctttatttttttttgaaagtttttaaaCTAAAACATTGTTTCAAACTGATCAATAGTATATTCCCCAACGTTGTCCTTCCTatattattatgattttttttcaatatgtaGCTAggtctttaattttttttcggataacgAGTTTCAGACACTGGCGTAGTAGAGGCGGAATGTGTGGTTTCATTAATATTGTCTTCGTGATTACCAAGATTCTTTCACTAACCATTTTTTCAATATCAGGTGTTGTAGTAAAGGAATGGGGGTGGtggtgaaggtgttcaaccaCGTTACCTAcagtaaacaaatttttctagtCAATAATTTCTGAAATGATTTCTACGTTGAAAAATTGAGTAGTTATAGACAGGATTTATATTTacactttttcaaataaattttaatcaCCACAATAAAACTTTCacttagaaaaaaacgtaCAGAGGGAAACACTACGAGAGCGATTATTTCCTTCATACTACTATCTACTAACCAAACCGAATTGCAACCTTTTCTTGCTGcctctcatttttattttcctgtttttttttttggtttcagcGCATTTTCttcgtctcttttttttgttccatttattGATCATTCCATTTTCGCGCTATTACATACTACTACATATTTGATTTTGGATCGGCCTCATTTCTTTACTGGGAGGAATCAAAGGATACTAATCTAAAAGTGGATCGTCTAGGAAGAGGCAGAACGgcccattttttcttctaaattttagcttttatctttattttcatgATCTACCCACCATTGATTGCTTCCCATGGTTGTTATCGAAAGAAAGTGAGTGATAGAAAAAGATGGTTCTCCTCCTTCCGTTCATTTTTAACTTaaacaaatgtaaaaatttaacGGAACTactcagtatttttttcgtttgctatcattttattttatttatttattttaatttattcagcatttttctttcgcttcaTTTTGAATTCTCACTCTAAGTAGTTGAGACACCAGCAATTGATTAGAAAGAAGGTCATTGCTGACGCTGTGCCTCGTTATATGACCTTGTCTTGCCTCCATGTATGTACCTCAAGAGGAAAAAGTTTTGTGGGGAACATTTTGGACAGCggaatatttttatgttttccatGATCTGacgtctcctttttttcttattatttatttattttcgtattttcttcttcttattatttattttcgtatttttcgctgtcatttacttatttgttatGCTCATTGACATGCCAAAAAGGTTCCGGGaggacaaatacaaaaaaaaaatccagtaaatACTATGTtaaaagataaatgaaaagaagacaaacGAGCGAAGATCAGTTCCTTATACAATTCCGGCCTTGGTGGCTTAGTAGCTTATGCTCTCGGCACGATTGtttattgctattattcattattattgtttattagcACTGGTTAAAAAAACCAGCGATCTGATATTGtaattttccaatattttcccTTACGAACTTTAGCTGAACTCTAATTACTTTGAGTAATTATAAACTGACTTACTATTaaagttttcaaatatttcttaagagaaagtaaacaaaataaaggaaaactcGTAAATAAAAAAccgaaaaggaagaaaaaaagatttaaaaaagaattaaaatctTTATTTGGACTGTTTACGCCCTCTCGAAGTGACAATCAATAgagctatatatatatatatatatatatatatatatatatatatatatatttaaatatatatatatatatatatccttaCCGTTcacgttagaaaaaaatctcgggTGCGTTTCAAAGGTATtctcagggtttttttttttcagaggcaACAGGAGCTAagtgaaattgtgaaaaaacgTCGACAGGAACGTGATGCATCCAGCGACGCAGCACAGAAATCCTCCGCTTTACTCGATTCGGAGTTGAGGCAAAAGATAGACTCGTGGAGCTTTCAACAACTCagaggttattttttttatcaacattcatattcaaagaaatcactttaaaggcagcatgtcgCGGAATTGGCAAAAACGGGGGTAGTGCCACTCAATTCTCCCAGTAGTCCCAAAAAACCGCCCTGGGAACTATAATAGTTCCtgcgagatacgttagaacccTTGCACATGCAGCGGTGTCCTCAGCATCCTATTCATAAGTTTCACTTAAATAAGCTGCTAAGGACTGCTAATTAATCTTCCACCGTTCGCTTGTGGaggcggtgcgtgcacaaagaTGAAGCGGTTTAATTTCCTACGTAGAAACAAACACAGTTTCTCACgccgccgtttttcaggacgattaggagggAATAAGAGAAGTTACACTCATATTTGTACTCTACATCCCGAACTCTGTATTTTCCGTCAGTTCTGAACACAACATCATTTTCCTGATTGCCTTTAAATGATTTATGGacgggtgtggcgcaatcggttagaggtccgttgtagccacacggtcgacggttcgaaagcgccctagtgccaaccatgCATAGATTCCGGAGCTGCATTGAGGCGTTTCAGAATTCTTTTCTATAAGTTAGCATTACTCATACTCTCCTTATCGTTTATTCTCctataaaatttttccttataaTTTTTCGGTTTGAGGTAGTAGATTTTAATGTCAGATGGAATCGTCAGATGAATTCTTGTAATTTTAACACTTTCACCTTTTTATCATTTCCGGAGCGGATTTCGTTAAATATTCTAACGACGTCGAAAAAAGgcctaataataaaaatgataatcgAACGAAATTGAGGTTAATCTGTCGTGCGATTTCGCGACTTTTAAgaaatctttcaaattttttttaaatgaaatactacagaaattttatttgattttaggACGATGATGGAGTATGAGCAACGACTAAGACTTATGAGAACAATTGAACAACaatatatttttagaaaacctCCAATCAGGAACAGTTTCGTGCGTGGACGTTCTGAGAACGTACCAATGGAAAGCTCTGAAGGCGCAGAAGGAGACCAATTGTGTTACAATGTTCATCAAAGTATGTTCAAAAGTTTTTCTGGTATGTCAGAATCATGGAAAGAGCGTCGTATTTTCCAGGAGGCCGAGTATTGGGCGAATGAATGGGATACGAAAGCGAAGGTGCCCGGATTTGTGAAGCCACCATTCTTTGGGATTCCAATCAGCCTGAAAGAATGTGTTCCGGTAACCTTCATACTATCACTGTTATTCAAAAAATCCGCATACAGAAAAACCTACATATATTTACATATACAGTAATAAGTACAGTAAGTACGTGCGTGCACACATAAACACGTGCACAGGCTCACACAACTGTAGCATCACTACTCTAACACTGCTTTTTGACGATCTTAATCAATCGATAATGCTGAAGTTTTCAGCTTGAGGGTTACGATCAGACCCGTGGATTTGTTCAGGATGTGAATGCTCTCACTAAGACCGATTCGGTGTTAGTACAACAGATCAAAGTGTTAGGTTTGTAACTTTgactttcaatttcaaatctcAATTCTTGGAAAGtatttattttagaagaaGGGAAAtgaattataatttttatgcacATATAGAAAGAGCATAAAATAAACGCTCTAGACATGGTGGACATCGTGAAAGAACGGTGCTTTCTTGCGTATGCCTTTTCAGGAGCCGCACCCCTTTGGGCCTATCGAAACTtgtaaaaaatcttttcattccattttcgGTGTTAGATGCGGCCcctcaaatttgtttttaatataaacaaataagtataTAAATCGGGTACGTATGTAGTACATACAGGGTACTGCAGAACCATGCAACGATCAACCAGATGCAGATGTAGGAGCGCATCCTTAGCGCAGAAGGATAGTCtgtgcggttttttttttcagacgggAGTTCCTCTAACTATCGCTTGCGTAAAGGCAGACTGTGTCATAGAACCACCAAAAAATCGACAAATATTCGAAGAAATGTGAAgagattttcttggaaatttttattttcttttcttaattgtTTTCTGGTTCGAGAACCCGATTTCTGGATTAGAGGGATCcgctttttgtttctgttcatAATGAAAGTGTTACCAATGTGCCATGGCTAAGCTCAAATTTAAAGGAaggaaattcaattttaattaaaatccAAGAATTGTCATAGAAATTGGAGTAATGTCTTGGTGCGCTTCAGGAGCACATCAGCGGCTACAGTCCTTTATGCTTAtcgaaattttgaggaaaaaaatccattcattcCCTTTTCAGGTATGATTCCATACGTTCAAACCAACGTTCCACAATCATTGCTATCCTACAGTTGTTCGAATCCTGTTTATGGTAAGTGTCAGTGTACCTGTCGCTAATATTATCCTTTGAGATCTGGTTTTTAAGGAACTACAACGAATCCACTGGACAAGACACGCACTCCTGGCGGTTCTTCCGGAGGCGAATCAGCAATTATCAGCGCTGGTGGTTCGATCATTGGTGCGTTGATTAAGGAATTCGTGGTGGATAAAGCAGACGTTTGccaaaaaggaaatatttgtgaTCTGAAAACAGAATTCTTAAAAGTTCAAGAATTCTCAGAATAATACTAACCAAATTGTGCAtgagtaaaacaaaaagaaaaactcgaaaaaatctatttcttttcgtttttttttctgcaaaaattcggAACTAAACGGTAATTCTTCCATTGTCGCATCATCGCCAAGCGAAAACACGAAATCAAGTGATATTCACTACCGCTAGCAACGTCCACAAAAATCCATCAcgacttttccagaaaacaagagaaaaatcaaGTAAATTCCGCAACTTTTAGGTATTGGCGGTGATGTTGGAGGTTCTATTCGAATCCCATGCCATTTCACAGGAACAGCAGGGATTAAGGTAATTTTTCCGTAGAGCACCGTATCCCCTGTTATCCAACTTTTCTCATAATCCACTATCTATTGTCAACAATCAGGTTTGTTTTCAGTCGGGCAACAATCCTAGGCAGCAACATCACTCTAGGATCTTACTTCTACCTATAAGAACTACTTAGTGACTGAGTCATAGTTAGGTTATTTTGCaaaagatccagaaaatgtgTACAGTTCAAAAAGCGGAAAAATCCATCTTCTCTGGTTTTTGCTTGGTATAAAACACATGTCAGATtcgaatttaaaattttgtgcaaaaataCTCTGACTTCCGGTGGATCTCGgaattatatttattgacatgaaaattaagaaaaaatcaaatcagcataaaaagaaactagaaacACTGTCTtgtcgaaaaagaaatacctTGTAAAATTACCAGTAACATAACGAAACATAAggacttttttctctgcgagttttaattaaaaaacaccattttttctgtttcaaccTAATATTAAAACATACAAGGATTGAGACTCCTGTTCTATGGGAGAACATTGATTGATGTGAGTGGGAAGGGCGAAATGTTGGAGACCGCGTTATCCGGAAATGCTTCGGCTCGGATTTATGGGTGTTTAGTGCTCTTAGTTAGAGGTCGGCCGATAAGTTCTGTTACTgtaatgagaaaattttagaaaaaaatcacaaaaaatgtaCTTCACATCCGGATGCTCTCTCGTCGACTTTATTGATTCCTTAAAATTCATATTCTTTTAAGAGAGGTATATTTCAAGCTTTAGGATTATTAAACGTTTCGTTTGGAAGCATTGATTTTTCTCGTAATGTAATGGAATTGGTACTTTTATACATTTTCACATAAGGCTATGTCTGGACCATGTTGAGCGGCTGTTTCAAATCTTTTAATTCATAATTGTACCAGTATTTCCTTCCTGTCGAGGTAGGAAACACATCCATGAAAAAGTAACAATCTACATATTCCGAGAACATTTTGTTCCACAGACTACGTCCTTGCAACGTACATTCCTTGATACTAACTTAATGGTCCCTAATCTACTCCAGAAATTAGGACACGTCCCCTAGGCGTCTTCATGCCAACCATTCTTCTTATTTGAAGGTACCACTTAATCATTTAACTTGATTTATTCCTCATGAGGGAAGAAATTGTGATATAAACTGACGATGCTACTTGagtaatgctttttttcttcccttagCATTTATTTCTACCCTTCAGCCTTCTCATCTACGATTCTCTCATCGAGGAGTGTGCGGTTCGATCCCAGGCCGTCCGCTTATCAACTCTAATGATGGACCCATGGCCAAGGACATTCAAACTATTGTCGACTTTTTGAAGGAggtattcgattttttttctattttctttttcatttgcatttttttttcttggattattTGCTTCTACCGATCAAAATATTGGTCTCTTGGTGATTGCTTATCATATTTTAGGTTTGGCGAGATGACTTCACATCTCAACAGGATCCATACGTGCCACCGGTGCTCTGGAATAACGAAATGTATGCGGAAGGCAAAAAGTATCGCATTGGTTATTATATCGATGACGGATGGTTCACTCCAATTCCGGCAATACAggtctaaaaaaatttaattaaatagaAGAACTGGTAAAAGGgagagtgtagcgcagtcggtaagaggatCCGCTACAAGTGCACGTTCAATcgctggttcgaaaccgctctcgTGCCAACCAAGTCCCTCACCTCTTCGgcctcgataaattggtggcaGATTGTCtgggagcataaaaacactgacttcatacATTGGCGGATCCccacaaatcattgtataggctggACAAAACCGTGAACCACAAAACGTTAACCTCAAAAGCTCCGTAAACATTAAACGATCCTGAGAAGAGAACAcgatggcgcatcccaattGGATTAATTAgcgccggacactttatcctttatccttaaacTGGCAAAATAGGTACCTGATATAAAAGATAATTTTGTAATCAAAGATTTTATAAACCTCTGCGCAGATCATGAGAAAGTCACTGGAAACCtcgtttattcattatttacaGTAGAAGAGTTGTTGAATCTGTGTTTTAAGAGAGTCatactatttattcattttcattgagGTTGTTTCACCAATATTTTACTTTGACTCGTCTTGGTGAGTAaatctttttgtattttggtCAGTAAATTTAAATCTAAGAATTTAAGTCCGTCACTTTATTTCACCATgagatttctttccttttgtaATATCTACGTGATAAGCCTTGCGCACGTACTCTTAGACCTACTGGAAACCTAAAGTAGCGGGAGTACGAGAGAAAATCCCCGCTGTACCTTCAACGGTGAGCCGGAAAGTTACGTGTTATGTTCATAAGCAATTTAAATACTGTGTCGTAAACAACATTCTTCATTTGCATTTCCAAAAGTATTTAAATATGTCGAATTTCAGCGTGCCGTTCTCGAAGCAAAAGATCATTTGGAAGCGGCCGGTCACACCCTGATACCTTTCCATCCACCCAATATTCCGCGAGTGATGCGTCACTTCATCAGAGCGGTTTGCGTTGATGGAGGGAAAtttctttcgagaaaattgTTGAATGTGAGTTTGCTGAGCTGGAAGTTTACCCAGGAAATGTTCTTTTAATTCTAGGAGAGAGAAAAACTCCTATAAGTTCAATAGTaacatatttgtaatctacaacccaaactctatattgtccCACAGAGACGCGTACATCgtaaaatttgtgaaatgCTGTAGTTAAAGGtattactccacgaatctgcgatggtgcgggtttcaggtgggttatgcctatacggggtcgtagattattgggTGAttttgtctatttcttcctaattgccttgaAAAACGGGCCGtaaggtacggcttcgagcgtttcggggcgctattttctacgaggagttcgattggagcgcgccagccttgtataCGCACCGCAACTTCTgggccatt
Coding sequences within it:
- a CDS encoding hypothetical protein (NECATOR_CHRIV.G13685.T1), whose amino-acid sequence is MFFLVIVFLLGIVSYLYYLYIRRQQRQQELSEIVKKRRQERDASSDAAQKSSALLDSELRQKIDSWSFQQLRENLQSGTVSCVDVLRTYQWKALKAQKETNCVTMFIKEAEYWANEWDTKAKVPGFVKPPFFGIPISLKECVPLEGYDQTRGFVQDVNALTKTDSVLVQQIKVLGMIPYVQTNVPQSLLSYSCSNPVYGTTTNPLDKTRTPGGSSGGESAIISAGGSIIGIGGDVGGSIRIPCHFTGTAGIKPSHLRFSHRGVCGSIPGRPLINSNDGPMAKDIQTIVDFLKEVWRDDFTSQQDPYVPPVLWNNEMYAEGKKYRIGYYIDDGWFTPIPAIQRAVLEAKDHLEAAGHTLIPFHPPNIPRVMRHFIRAVCVDGGKFLSRKLLNDIIDPSLYGQFVILMIPIWIQRLFAYPIEYFFPRFANMMHSLALNTSELRETYAEIEDYRGDFVELMQEQGIDAVLCPPQVMTAPKHHIPAKLFAACCYTAIFNLLDFGAGVVKVTEVTTEDNRKLKEEYPETDPWYRLAKDACKDCIGFPVNVQVAAPPYKEELVLRILRDIEVAVERK